Proteins co-encoded in one Streptococcus parauberis NCFD 2020 genomic window:
- the dhaK gene encoding dihydroxyacetone kinase subunit DhaK codes for MKKIMNDASQIVDDMLKGLSYMHGDLVTRLEGFDVIVRKAEKNGKVAIISGGGSGHEPSHAGFVGKGMLSAAICGAVFTSPTPDQILEAIKAADEGAGVFMVIKNYSGDIMNFEMAQEMAEMEDIKVASVIVDDDIAVEDSLYTQGRRGVAGTILVHKILGYAAENGKSLEEVKAIADKLVPNIKTIGLALSGATVPEVGKPGFVLEDDEFEYGVGIHGEPGYKKEKLQASNVLAKELLDKLSSDFDIQEGQSFGLLINGLGATPLMEQYVFANDVAHILSEKGLEINFKKIGNYMTAIDMAGLSLTLIKFEDVEWIDALAAPVETVAW; via the coding sequence GTGAAAAAAATCATGAATGACGCAAGTCAAATTGTTGATGATATGCTTAAAGGTTTATCCTATATGCATGGCGATCTAGTAACACGTTTAGAAGGCTTTGATGTTATTGTACGTAAAGCCGAAAAAAATGGTAAAGTTGCTATTATTTCAGGTGGTGGATCAGGTCATGAACCATCTCATGCTGGTTTTGTTGGAAAAGGGATGCTTTCAGCAGCAATCTGTGGAGCAGTTTTTACTTCACCAACCCCAGACCAAATTTTAGAAGCAATTAAAGCAGCTGATGAAGGTGCCGGTGTTTTCATGGTTATTAAAAACTATTCTGGTGATATCATGAATTTTGAAATGGCTCAAGAAATGGCTGAAATGGAAGATATTAAAGTAGCCAGCGTCATTGTCGATGATGATATTGCCGTAGAAGACAGTCTTTATACGCAAGGACGTCGTGGTGTTGCAGGAACAATTTTAGTCCATAAAATATTAGGATATGCTGCCGAAAATGGAAAATCACTTGAGGAAGTTAAAGCAATTGCTGATAAACTAGTTCCTAATATCAAAACAATTGGTTTAGCACTATCAGGAGCAACTGTACCAGAAGTTGGCAAACCAGGTTTTGTTTTAGAAGATGATGAATTTGAATATGGTGTAGGTATTCATGGTGAACCAGGATACAAAAAAGAAAAATTACAAGCTTCAAATGTATTAGCTAAAGAATTACTTGATAAATTGAGTTCTGATTTTGATATTCAAGAAGGACAATCTTTTGGACTTTTAATCAATGGATTAGGAGCTACACCTTTAATGGAACAATATGTTTTTGCTAATGATGTTGCTCACATCTTATCAGAAAAAGGCCTCGAAATTAACTTCAAGAAGATAGGCAATTACATGACTGCTATTGATATGGCAGGCTTGTCACTAACCTTAATTAAATTTGAAGACGTTGAGTGGATTGACGCATTAGCTGCCCCCGTAGAAACTGTAGCTTGGTAA
- the dhaL gene encoding dihydroxyacetone kinase subunit DhaL, which yields MDLLKVKKWISNFNNKINDNKDYLSQLDTPIGDGDHGGNMARGMAAVVAELESKEFESSQDLFKMVAMQLLSKVGGASGPLYGSAFMGMAKADQNLPLAEILSEGLAMIQKRGKAEVGEKTMVDMWSPVVDALKAGNLSQEVIDQALEATKDIKATKGRASYVGERSVGHIDPGACSSSLLFKAMLEAEVE from the coding sequence ATGGACTTATTAAAAGTAAAAAAATGGATAAGTAATTTCAACAATAAAATTAATGATAACAAAGACTACCTCAGTCAATTAGACACACCAATTGGTGATGGTGACCATGGTGGTAATATGGCGCGTGGCATGGCGGCTGTTGTGGCTGAACTTGAAAGCAAGGAATTTGAGAGCAGTCAAGACTTATTCAAAATGGTGGCAATGCAACTTTTGAGTAAAGTCGGCGGGGCTTCCGGCCCCTTATATGGCTCTGCCTTTATGGGAATGGCTAAAGCCGACCAAAATCTGCCTTTAGCAGAAATCTTGTCGGAAGGCTTAGCTATGATACAAAAAAGAGGTAAGGCTGAAGTTGGGGAAAAAACCATGGTCGACATGTGGTCGCCAGTAGTCGATGCGCTTAAAGCTGGCAATTTGAGTCAAGAGGTGATTGATCAGGCATTAGAAGCAACTAAGGATATCAAGGCAACTAAGGGGCGTGCCTCTTATGTCGGTGAACGGTCGGTTGGTCATATTGATCCAGGGGCTTGTTCGTCTTCACTACTTTTCAAAGCCATGTTAGAAGCGGAGGTTGAATAA
- the dhaQ gene encoding DhaKLM operon coactivator DhaQ yields MVTILNHYDEMISQYMSGVLASHPHLAKLKGLPVIYNRHQDPSIIPILSGGGSGHEPAHTGFVGNGMLTAAIYGQLFTPPKAQDILEALRFLNKGKGVFVIIKNFEADIREFHAAIKSAREEGILVKYIVSHDDISVDPKMNFRMRHRGLAGTILLHKILGQAALNGASLEEIENLAFELATEIATIGFATKSAFMPNATLPLFDLKENQISYGIGIHGEEGYRKVDFSSSEQLAVEIINKLQIKFHWQENEHFILLVNNLGTATDLEQGIFLNDIIQLLDVEGLQLPFIKSGKYMTSLDLTGVSVTLCRIKDQKWLEYLQAPCNAYAW; encoded by the coding sequence ATGGTCACAATACTTAATCATTATGATGAAATGATTTCCCAGTATATGAGTGGTGTCCTTGCCTCACATCCTCATCTGGCGAAATTAAAAGGTCTACCTGTCATTTATAACAGACACCAAGACCCATCAATTATACCAATTCTATCTGGAGGCGGCTCAGGTCATGAGCCTGCACATACTGGCTTTGTCGGCAACGGCATGCTTACTGCTGCTATCTACGGTCAATTGTTCACTCCGCCTAAAGCTCAAGATATCTTGGAAGCTCTGCGATTCTTAAATAAAGGAAAAGGCGTTTTTGTTATCATCAAAAACTTTGAAGCTGATATTCGTGAATTTCATGCTGCTATCAAGTCTGCGCGAGAAGAAGGTATTCTGGTAAAATACATCGTTTCTCATGATGATATTTCCGTTGATCCAAAAATGAATTTCCGGATGCGTCATCGGGGTCTTGCCGGAACAATCCTCTTGCATAAAATACTTGGGCAAGCTGCTTTAAATGGAGCCAGTTTAGAAGAGATTGAGAACCTTGCTTTTGAATTGGCGACTGAAATTGCGACGATTGGCTTTGCTACAAAATCAGCATTCATGCCTAATGCAACACTTCCTCTTTTTGATTTAAAAGAGAATCAAATTTCCTATGGGATTGGCATTCACGGTGAAGAAGGTTATCGCAAGGTCGACTTTTCATCTTCTGAACAATTAGCTGTCGAAATTATCAACAAGTTACAAATCAAATTTCATTGGCAAGAAAATGAGCACTTTATACTTTTAGTCAATAATCTAGGTACTGCTACAGATTTAGAACAAGGTATTTTCTTAAATGATATCATTCAACTTTTAGATGTAGAAGGACTCCAGCTCCCCTTCATTAAGAGTGGCAAATATATGACCAGTCTTGATCTGACTGGAGTATCAGTGACTCTTTGCCGGATTAAAGACCAAAAATGGCTTGAGTACTTACAAGCACCTTGTAATGCATACGCTTGGTAA
- the dhaM gene encoding dihydroxyacetone kinase phosphoryl donor subunit DhaM has product MSELGIIIVSHSKNLAQGIVDLLEQVAKDVSITYVGGNEDGEIGTSFEQVQEIIDDNSANDLLAFFDLGSARMNLEMAIDFSDKKIQIMSVPVVEGAYTAAALIQAGVDKAGVLEQLCELEIKK; this is encoded by the coding sequence ATGTCTGAATTAGGAATTATCATTGTATCCCATTCAAAAAATTTGGCGCAAGGGATTGTCGATTTACTTGAGCAAGTTGCTAAGGATGTTTCAATTACCTACGTTGGTGGTAATGAGGACGGTGAAATTGGTACAAGCTTTGAACAAGTACAGGAAATCATTGATGATAACTCAGCTAATGATTTACTAGCTTTCTTCGATTTAGGTTCTGCCAGAATGAATTTGGAAATGGCGATTGATTTTTCTGACAAAAAAATTCAAATTATGTCTGTTCCGGTTGTTGAAGGGGCCTACACTGCAGCTGCTTTAATTCAAGCAGGTGTTGATAAAGCAGGTGTTTTGGAACAATTATGTGAATTAGAAATTAAAAAATAA
- a CDS encoding alpha-amylase, which translates to MTNDLIMQAFEWYLPADSKHWQKLQASIPELQKLGISKIWLPPAFKGTGTNDVGYGIYDLFDLGEFDQNGTVPTKYGSKEEYLSLVSELNKAGIQPIADVVLNHKANADQKETFYVLKMNPENRQEPISEPYEIEGWTGFNFPGRENKYNNFKWHWYHFSGLDYDARNNETGIYLIAGDNKGWADQETVDNEKGNFDYLMFNDIDFKHPEVRQHLKDWTKWYISESQVKGFRLDAIKHIDASFMKEFITFIQAEIDENFYIFGEYWKDDFDATEHYLELIDYKFDLFDVALHMNFYQACQAGNNFDMRQIFDGSLVQTHPMHAITFVENHDTQKGQSLQSNIEDWFKPIAYSLVMLRQDGLPCVFYGDYYGIEGDDFGQPSFKNDLDKLAFLRKEFAYGQEVDYFDHANCIGWTRLGDDEHQSALAVVVSNGDKGWKHMEVGQLYAGQTFVDYMGNSSEEMTIDENGWADFHAQAGSVSAWVPKDKIK; encoded by the coding sequence ATGACAAATGATTTAATTATGCAAGCTTTTGAATGGTATTTACCAGCAGATAGTAAGCATTGGCAAAAACTACAAGCTTCAATTCCTGAATTACAAAAATTAGGAATCAGCAAGATATGGTTACCACCAGCTTTCAAAGGAACTGGTACAAATGATGTTGGATATGGTATATATGACCTTTTTGACTTAGGTGAGTTTGATCAAAATGGGACAGTTCCAACTAAATATGGTAGCAAAGAAGAGTATCTTTCTTTAGTCTCAGAATTAAATAAAGCCGGAATTCAGCCAATTGCCGATGTAGTCTTAAATCATAAGGCAAATGCCGATCAAAAAGAGACATTTTACGTTTTGAAGATGAATCCTGAAAATCGTCAAGAACCAATTTCTGAACCATATGAAATAGAAGGCTGGACAGGATTTAATTTCCCAGGTCGTGAAAATAAGTATAACAACTTCAAATGGCATTGGTATCATTTTTCTGGTTTAGATTATGATGCAAGAAATAATGAAACAGGTATTTACTTAATAGCTGGTGACAATAAAGGTTGGGCAGATCAAGAAACGGTTGACAATGAAAAAGGGAATTTTGATTACCTCATGTTTAATGATATTGATTTTAAACACCCTGAGGTTAGACAACACCTTAAAGACTGGACAAAATGGTACATCAGTGAATCGCAAGTTAAAGGTTTCAGATTGGATGCTATTAAACACATTGATGCTTCCTTCATGAAAGAATTCATTACCTTTATTCAAGCAGAGATTGATGAGAATTTTTATATCTTTGGTGAATATTGGAAAGATGATTTTGATGCGACAGAACATTATCTTGAATTAATTGACTATAAATTTGATCTCTTTGATGTTGCCTTGCATATGAATTTTTACCAAGCATGTCAAGCAGGAAATAATTTCGATATGCGTCAGATTTTTGATGGTTCTTTGGTTCAAACTCATCCCATGCATGCAATCACTTTTGTAGAAAATCATGATACACAAAAAGGGCAATCATTACAAAGTAATATTGAAGACTGGTTTAAACCGATTGCTTATTCCTTAGTTATGCTTCGTCAAGATGGTTTGCCATGTGTCTTTTATGGAGATTACTATGGTATTGAAGGTGATGACTTTGGTCAACCTTCCTTTAAAAATGACCTTGATAAATTAGCCTTCTTAAGGAAAGAATTTGCTTATGGACAAGAAGTTGACTATTTCGACCACGCTAATTGTATTGGTTGGACAAGACTCGGTGATGACGAGCATCAGTCTGCTTTAGCAGTAGTCGTAAGTAATGGCGATAAAGGTTGGAAACATATGGAAGTTGGTCAACTCTATGCCGGCCAAACTTTTGTTGATTATATGGGTAATAGTTCCGAAGAAATGACCATTGATGAAAATGGATGGGCAGATTTTCATGCCCAAGCAGGCTCTGTTTCAGCATGGGTACCTAAGGACAAAATAAAATAA
- a CDS encoding glycosyltransferase family 4 protein: MRVGLFTDTYFPQVSGVATSIRTLKDELEKQGHEVYVFTTTDKNVKRFEDPTVIRLPSVPFVSFTDRRVVYRGLISSYKIAKQYDLDIIHTQTEFSLGLLGKMVGKALRIPVVHTYHTQYEDYVGYIANGKLIRPSMIKPILKGYLKDLDGVVCPSPIVLNLLDGYEVKIPKRVIPTGIHLENYVREDISQDDVNQLKRDLGIASDETFLLSLSRISYEKNIQAIIRQLPNVIKENKKVKLVIVGSGPYLEDLQLLSEELDLIDYIIFTGMVPHEKVAHYYKACDFFVSASTSETQGLTYIESLASGKPIIAHGNPYLDDLISDKMFGTLYYHEDELADAIIDAIIETPDIDQTLLAEKRFEISSEHFGQSIYTFYLDTIIGKSSKDSKKLSLYMNREKREPLKLVSGVAFLPKRGVKNPVLTPAKVVKAPLKLVNAIRDFLD; this comes from the coding sequence ATGCGTGTAGGTCTATTTACAGACACCTATTTCCCACAAGTATCAGGTGTAGCAACCAGCATTCGAACCTTAAAGGATGAGCTGGAAAAACAAGGGCATGAAGTTTATGTCTTTACAACAACAGATAAGAATGTTAAACGCTTTGAGGATCCGACCGTTATTCGGCTTCCTAGCGTTCCTTTTGTGTCTTTTACAGATCGTCGTGTTGTTTACCGTGGTTTGATTTCTTCTTATAAAATAGCAAAGCAGTATGACCTAGATATTATCCATACGCAAACTGAATTTAGTTTGGGATTATTAGGTAAAATGGTTGGCAAAGCTTTAAGAATTCCCGTTGTTCATACATATCATACGCAGTATGAAGATTATGTTGGCTACATCGCAAATGGTAAATTAATTCGACCAAGTATGATTAAACCCATTTTAAAAGGGTATTTGAAGGATTTAGATGGAGTTGTTTGTCCCAGTCCGATTGTATTAAATTTGCTAGATGGTTACGAGGTAAAAATCCCAAAACGGGTCATTCCTACAGGGATACATTTGGAAAATTATGTCCGTGAAGATATTAGCCAAGATGATGTGAATCAGTTAAAAAGGGATTTAGGAATTGCTTCAGATGAGACATTTTTATTAAGTCTCTCTCGTATCTCTTACGAGAAAAATATCCAAGCTATTATTAGACAGTTACCAAATGTTATCAAGGAAAACAAAAAAGTCAAATTAGTTATTGTTGGAAGTGGTCCATATTTGGAGGACCTTCAATTATTATCTGAAGAGCTGGATTTAATTGACTATATTATTTTTACAGGTATGGTCCCACATGAAAAAGTAGCTCATTACTATAAGGCTTGTGATTTCTTTGTTAGTGCCTCAACAAGTGAGACACAGGGATTAACCTATATTGAAAGTTTAGCAAGTGGCAAGCCAATTATTGCTCATGGCAATCCTTATTTGGATGATTTGATTTCTGATAAGATGTTTGGAACCTTATATTATCATGAAGATGAACTGGCAGATGCTATTATAGATGCGATAATTGAAACTCCAGATATTGATCAGACCTTACTAGCAGAGAAACGCTTTGAGATTTCATCTGAACACTTTGGACAATCTATTTATACTTTCTATTTAGACACGATTATTGGTAAATCATCAAAAGATAGTAAAAAGTTATCACTTTATATGAATCGTGAAAAACGTGAACCCTTGAAATTGGTTTCGGGAGTTGCCTTTTTACCCAAGCGAGGAGTAAAGAACCCAGTTCTGACTCCAGCAAAAGTCGTCAAGGCACCACTAAAATTAGTAAATGCAATACGAGATTTCTTGGACTAA
- a CDS encoding glycosyltransferase family 4 protein, whose product MRVLLYLEAEKYLSKSGIGRAIKHQARALSLVGQDYTTNPDDNYDLVHINTYGINSWLLMKKAKRLGKKVIMHGHSTEEDFRNSFIFSNTISPLFKKYLCLFYKNADAIITPTEYSKSLIESYGIKQPIFPISNGIDLRHYGANPDKEAAFRDYFKIEKGQKVVIGAGLYFLRKGIDDFVRVAQKMPDVRFIWFGETNKWIIPAEVRQLVEHNHPQNLLFPGYIKGDVYEGAMTAADAFFFPSREETEGIVVLEALASKQNILVRDIPVYSGWIDQECAELASDVDGFVEGLERIFSGQVDKTQKGYQVAESRSIEKVAAQLVAAYQKVMEL is encoded by the coding sequence ATGAGAGTCTTACTATATCTAGAAGCAGAAAAATACTTAAGTAAGTCTGGCATTGGCCGGGCTATTAAACACCAAGCTCGTGCTTTGTCATTAGTCGGACAAGACTATACTACAAATCCAGACGATAATTATGATCTAGTTCATATTAATACCTATGGTATTAACAGTTGGCTATTAATGAAAAAAGCCAAACGTTTAGGCAAAAAGGTGATCATGCATGGTCATTCAACCGAGGAAGATTTTAGAAATTCCTTCATTTTTTCGAATACCATTTCACCACTATTTAAAAAATATTTATGTTTATTTTATAAAAATGCAGATGCTATTATTACACCAACTGAGTATTCCAAATCCTTGATTGAAAGTTATGGCATCAAACAACCGATTTTTCCTATTTCAAATGGGATTGATTTGCGTCATTATGGAGCAAATCCTGATAAGGAAGCAGCTTTTAGGGACTATTTCAAAATTGAAAAAGGTCAAAAAGTTGTTATTGGGGCAGGATTATATTTTCTTCGCAAAGGTATTGATGATTTTGTTCGGGTGGCCCAAAAAATGCCAGATGTTCGCTTTATTTGGTTTGGGGAAACAAATAAGTGGATTATACCAGCAGAGGTTCGTCAGTTAGTTGAGCATAACCACCCTCAGAATCTTCTCTTTCCTGGCTACATTAAAGGTGATGTGTATGAAGGAGCAATGACAGCAGCGGATGCCTTTTTCTTCCCAAGTCGTGAAGAAACGGAAGGCATTGTTGTTCTTGAGGCACTGGCTAGTAAACAAAACATTTTAGTACGTGATATCCCTGTTTATAGTGGTTGGATTGATCAAGAGTGTGCTGAACTGGCTAGTGATGTGGATGGATTTGTTGAAGGCTTAGAAAGAATTTTTTCTGGTCAAGTTGATAAGACTCAAAAAGGATATCAAGTCGCTGAAAGTCGTAGCATCGAAAAAGTTGCGGCTCAATTAGTCGCGGCGTACCAAAAAGTAATGGAGTTGTAA
- the thrS gene encoding threonine--tRNA ligase, whose translation MIKISFPDGAVREFETGVTTFEIAQSISNSLAKKALAGKFNGQLIDTVRPITEDGSIEIVTPDHEDAFSVLRHSAAHLFAQAAKRLFPEIHLGVGPAITEGFYYDTDNQAGQISNEDLPRIEEEMKKIVKENFPCIREEVSKDEALDIFKDDPYKVELISEHADDAAGLTIYRQGEFVDLCRGPHVPSTGRIQVFHLLNVAGAYWRGNSDNAMMQRVYGTAWFDKKDLKAYLTRLEEAKERDHRKLGKELDLFMISQEVGQGLPFWLPNGATIRRTLERYITDKELASGYQHVYTPPMASVELYKTSGHWEHYQEDMFPTMDMGDGEEFVLRPMNCPHHIQVYKNHVHSYRELPIRIAELGMMHRYEKSGALSGLQRVREMTLNDGHLFVTPEQIQEEFQRALQLIIDVYEDFNLTDYRFRLSYRDPKDTHKYYDNDEMWENAQAMLKAALDEMGVDYFEAEGEAAFYGPKLDIQVKTALGNEETLSTIQLDFLLPERFDLKYIGADGEEHRPVMIHRGVISTMERFTAILIETYKGAFPTWLAPHQVTVIPISNEAHIDYAWEVAKTLRDRGIRADVDDRNEKMQYKIRASQTSKIPYQLIVGDKEMEDKAVNVRRYGSKATHTESIEEFVDNILADIARKSRPVSE comes from the coding sequence ATGATTAAGATTTCGTTTCCAGATGGTGCAGTCCGTGAATTTGAAACTGGCGTAACAACATTTGAGATTGCCCAATCAATTTCAAATTCATTAGCAAAGAAAGCTTTAGCAGGAAAATTTAATGGACAATTAATTGATACAGTTCGTCCTATTACTGAGGATGGATCAATTGAAATTGTAACTCCTGATCACGAAGATGCTTTTAGTGTTCTTCGACACTCGGCAGCTCATTTATTTGCGCAAGCTGCAAAACGTCTCTTCCCAGAAATTCACTTAGGTGTAGGTCCAGCGATCACTGAAGGTTTCTATTATGATACTGACAACCAAGCTGGTCAAATTTCTAATGAAGATCTCCCTCGTATTGAAGAAGAAATGAAAAAAATTGTCAAAGAAAACTTCCCATGTATTCGTGAAGAAGTATCAAAAGATGAAGCACTAGATATCTTTAAAGACGATCCTTATAAAGTTGAATTGATCAGTGAACACGCTGATGACGCAGCAGGCCTCACTATTTACCGTCAAGGAGAGTTTGTAGACTTATGCCGTGGCCCTCATGTGCCATCCACAGGACGTATTCAAGTCTTCCACCTTCTCAATGTTGCGGGTGCTTACTGGCGTGGTAATAGTGATAATGCTATGATGCAACGTGTTTATGGGACTGCTTGGTTTGATAAAAAAGACCTTAAAGCTTACCTGACTCGTTTAGAAGAAGCCAAAGAACGTGACCATAGAAAACTTGGTAAAGAGCTTGATTTATTCATGATTAGCCAAGAGGTCGGTCAAGGTCTACCATTCTGGTTGCCAAATGGTGCAACTATCCGTCGGACCCTTGAACGTTATATCACAGACAAAGAACTAGCTTCAGGTTACCAACACGTTTACACACCACCAATGGCCTCAGTTGAACTTTACAAAACTTCTGGACACTGGGAGCACTACCAAGAAGACATGTTCCCAACAATGGACATGGGCGATGGTGAAGAGTTTGTGCTTCGTCCAATGAACTGCCCTCACCATATTCAGGTTTATAAAAACCATGTACATTCTTACCGTGAGTTGCCAATTCGAATCGCTGAGCTTGGGATGATGCACCGCTACGAGAAGTCAGGTGCACTATCAGGACTTCAACGTGTGCGTGAGATGACTCTTAATGACGGACACCTATTCGTCACACCAGAGCAAATCCAGGAAGAATTCCAACGTGCACTTCAATTAATTATCGATGTTTATGAAGATTTTAATTTAACAGATTACCGTTTCCGTTTGTCATACCGTGACCCTAAAGATACTCATAAATACTATGATAATGATGAGATGTGGGAAAATGCTCAAGCTATGTTAAAGGCAGCTCTTGATGAGATGGGTGTTGACTACTTTGAAGCAGAAGGTGAAGCAGCCTTCTATGGTCCTAAACTTGATATACAAGTTAAAACAGCCCTTGGGAATGAAGAAACCTTATCTACTATTCAGTTAGACTTCTTGTTGCCTGAACGTTTTGATCTTAAGTATATAGGTGCTGATGGAGAAGAACATCGACCAGTGATGATTCACCGTGGTGTTATTTCAACTATGGAACGCTTTACTGCAATCCTAATTGAAACTTATAAAGGAGCTTTCCCAACATGGTTAGCACCTCATCAAGTGACTGTTATTCCAATTTCCAACGAAGCTCATATTGACTATGCTTGGGAAGTTGCTAAAACTCTTCGTGATCGTGGAATTCGTGCTGATGTTGATGATCGTAATGAAAAAATGCAATACAAAATCCGTGCTTCACAAACAAGTAAAATTCCTTACCAATTAATCGTAGGGGATAAAGAGATGGAAGATAAAGCTGTTAATGTCCGTCGCTACGGAAGTAAGGCAACACATACTGAAAGCATCGAAGAATTTGTTGACAATATATTAGCTGATATTGCTCGCAAATCTCGTCCAGTATCAGAATAA
- the dhaS gene encoding dihydroxyacetone kinase transcriptional activator DhaS, with protein MATSLITKKRIAKAFKKELEYKPFDKISVVDIMDRAGIRRQTFYNHFIDKFELLDWIFETELHEHITNNLNYITGFQLLDELLFYFEQNKLFYAQLFAIKDQNDFYSYFGNYCLILIEKIISEIEQKENLSIASDYHEFLKYYHGRALANIIKTYVTTNDFYPQTKYIKEIITLSLKGN; from the coding sequence ATGGCAACGTCACTGATCACAAAAAAACGAATCGCCAAAGCCTTCAAAAAGGAATTAGAATATAAACCTTTTGATAAGATATCCGTCGTTGATATCATGGACCGTGCTGGGATTCGTAGACAAACTTTCTATAATCATTTTATTGATAAATTTGAGCTCTTAGATTGGATTTTTGAGACTGAACTGCATGAACATATCACCAATAATCTCAATTATATTACTGGTTTTCAGTTGTTAGATGAACTTTTATTCTACTTTGAACAAAACAAATTATTTTACGCACAACTCTTTGCAATCAAAGATCAAAATGATTTTTACAGTTATTTCGGCAACTATTGTCTAATTCTAATTGAAAAAATCATTTCTGAAATTGAACAAAAAGAAAATTTGTCCATTGCAAGTGACTATCATGAATTTCTCAAATATTATCATGGTCGAGCATTGGCTAATATCATTAAAACCTATGTCACCACAAATGACTTTTATCCACAAACTAAGTATATCAAAGAAATAATCACACTTTCTTTAAAAGGAAACTAG
- the ccpA gene encoding catabolite control protein A translates to MNTDDTITIYDVAREAGVSMATVSRVVNGNKNVKENTRKKVLEVIDRLDYRPNAVARGLASKKTTTVGVVIPNIANSYFSILAKGIDDIAAMYKYNIVLASSDEDDDKEVSVVNTLFAKQVDGIIFMGHHLTEKIRAEFSRSRTPIVLAGTVDLEHQLPSVNIDYKLAVSNVIDILVENHKKIAFVSGPLIDDINGKVRLLGYKEGLRKNKLDYKEGLVFEANYSYKEGFELAQRVINSGATAAYVGEDELAAGLLNGLFAAGKNVPEDFEIITSNDSPVVDYTRPNLSSISQPVYDLGAVSMRMLTKIMNKEDLEEKEILLNHGIKRRGTTK, encoded by the coding sequence ATGAACACAGATGATACAATTACGATTTATGACGTTGCTCGCGAAGCAGGTGTTTCTATGGCAACAGTAAGTCGTGTTGTCAACGGAAATAAAAACGTTAAAGAAAATACACGCAAAAAAGTGTTGGAAGTTATAGACCGTTTAGATTATCGTCCTAATGCAGTTGCCCGAGGACTAGCAAGTAAAAAAACAACTACAGTAGGTGTGGTAATTCCAAATATTGCCAATAGTTATTTTTCAATTTTAGCAAAAGGGATTGATGATATTGCTGCAATGTACAAGTATAATATTGTCCTTGCATCAAGTGATGAAGATGATGATAAAGAGGTAAGTGTTGTTAACACTCTATTTGCAAAACAAGTAGATGGTATTATCTTTATGGGTCACCATTTAACAGAGAAAATTCGTGCAGAATTTTCTCGTTCACGTACACCAATCGTTCTAGCTGGAACAGTTGACTTGGAACATCAGTTACCAAGTGTTAATATTGATTATAAATTGGCAGTTTCCAATGTAATTGATATTTTAGTAGAAAATCACAAAAAAATTGCTTTTGTGTCTGGACCACTAATCGATGATATCAATGGAAAAGTGAGATTACTAGGCTATAAAGAAGGACTTAGAAAGAATAAGTTGGACTATAAAGAAGGATTAGTTTTTGAAGCTAATTATTCTTATAAAGAAGGTTTTGAATTAGCTCAACGCGTAATCAATTCAGGTGCTACAGCAGCTTATGTTGGAGAAGATGAATTAGCAGCAGGCTTACTTAATGGTTTATTTGCAGCAGGGAAAAATGTTCCTGAGGACTTTGAAATTATTACAAGTAACGATTCACCAGTTGTTGACTATACAAGACCAAATCTTTCTTCAATCAGTCAACCTGTGTATGATTTAGGAGCTGTCAGCATGCGTATGTTGACAAAAATCATGAACAAAGAAGATTTGGAAGAAAAAGAAATTCTCCTAAACCATGGTATCAAACGTCGTGGTACAACAAAATAG